The nucleotide sequence CAAGGTAAAATTGACCCAGTGATTGGTCGTGATGAAGAAATTAGACGTATCATTAAAATTCTCTCACGTAAAACAAAAAACAATCCTGTGTTGATTGGTGAACCTGGTGTTGGTAAAACTGCAATTGTTGAAGGTTTAGCACGAAGAATCGTTGAAAAAGACGTCCCATTAAGCCTTCAAGACAAAATCGTCTATGAACTTGACTTAGCTGCACTTGTTGCTGGTGCTAAGTTTAGAGGTGAATTTGAGGAACGCTTAAAAGCTGTTTTAAATAAAGTAAAAGCGTCTGATGGTAACATTATTCTCTTTATTGATGAATTACATACAATTGTTGGTGCTGGTCGTGCAGATGGTGCAATGGATGCATCTAATATGCTAAAACCAATGCTTGCACGTGGTGAACTTCATTGTATCGGTGCGACAACCTTAAATGAATATAGAAACTATATTGAAAAAGATTCAGCCCTTGAACGTCGTTTTCAAAAGATCTTAGTCACTGAACCTACTGTTGAAGATTCTATTTCAATTTTACGTGGTCTAAAAGATCGTTTTGAAGCACACCATGGTGTTCAAATTCAAGATAATGCAATCGTTGCTGCTGCTACTTTATCCAGTCGATATATTACAGATCGCTTCTTACCAGATAAAGCGATTGATTTAGTTGATGAAGCTTGTGCTTCTGTTCGTATGGAAATCGACTCTATGCCAGTTGAACTAGATGACCTACAAAGAAAAATCTTACAACTTGAAATTGAACGCAGTGCCTTAAAGAAAGAAACGGATGCAATTTCAAAAGAAAGATTATCTAAACTTGAGTTTGATTTAGAATCACTTAAAAAAGAAGAGAAGACTTTAAAAGAAAAATGGTTAAAGGAAAAAGACTCTCTTCAACAAATTAAAAATAAAAAAGCTGAATTAGAAAAATTAAAAAATGATCTTCAAACTGCATACAATGCTGGTGATTATTCGAAAGCTGCAGAACTTCAATATTCTAAAATTCCTGCACTTGAAAAAGAAATCAATGAGTCATCTAACCAAGATAATAGTAACAAACTTCTAACTGAAGTTGTTACTGCGGATTCAATTGCAGAAATCGTCGCTAAATGGACTCATATTCCAGTAACTAAACTATTATCTGGTGACAAAGAAAAATTACGCAATTTAGAATCATATCTTGCTAAGCGTGTACTTGGTCAAGATCATGCATTAAAACTCATTAGTGACGCCATTATTCGCCAAAGAGCAGGCATCAAGGATGAAAAGAAACCAATTGGTTCATTCTTATTCTTAGGACCTACCGGTGTCGGTAAAACTGAGGTTGCAAAATCTCTTGCAGATATATTATTTGATTCAGAAAACCATATGGTTAGATTTGATATGAGTGAATATATGGAATCTCATAATGTATCTAGATTAATTGGTGCTCCTCCAGGATATGTTGGATATGATCAAGGTGGTCAATTAACTGAGGCTATCAGAAGAATGCCTTACGCAATTGTTCTATTTGATGAAATCGAAAAAGCACATCCTGAAATATTTAATGTTTTACTTCAAGTACTTGATGATGGTATCTTAACGGATGGTCAAGGCAGAACTGTAGACTTCAAAAATACAGTCATTATCATGACTTCTAACATCGGTTCTGAATTCTTACTTGGTGATCAAGCAGATGCTAAAACCAAGGTAGATAACCTTGTTAAACAATCATTTAAACCTGAGTTCTTAAATAGAATTGATGAGATTATTACATTTAATGCCTTAGGCTTTAAAGTACAAGTTTCAATTGCACGTAAGATGTTAAATGAACTCAGTGAACGTCTACTTAAACAAAACATCCATATTACATTTGATGATGAAGTTCAAAAATATGTCATTAAAAATGGATATGATGAAAAGTATGGTGCAAGACCACTTAAACGCTTTATTCAAAGACATTTAGAAACCTATATTGCACAAGCAATCATTAATGAACAAATTGAACCACATCTTGAATATCAAGTTACAATTAAAGATGAAAGGTTTATAACAGAAAGAAAAATAAATTAATCAACCTTTTTTTGAGTGCCACCTTTAGAAGTTCTCCTTTCTAAAGGTGGTCTTATGATATAAAAAAAGCCTAATCTAGGCTTTTTTCTTCATTTGACTTAAGATATATCCTTCTCTGATTCCATTCTTACCAATATATAGACGTTCTGCATCAAAATATTCAAAGATAGTTTCGAGGATGACAAGTCCTGGCATAATTGTATGGAATCTTTCAGGTACAAGTCTAATCAGGTTTAAATAAGTACTTTTCTTTGTAGGATCTATTTTACGCATGATATGTAGAATATTTTCTTTTGTTAAGTAATCTAGGTGTTTATTCATCATACCTTCATAAAGTGCTTTGGCAGCTTTTAAAGTACCACCGATACCGTAAATGACATTCATCTTTAGTCTCTTTATTTCTGCTTGTTCCAAAGCATGAATGACACCTTTTTTAATTGACTTAATTTCACTTTCAGTCGGCAACATATCTTTAACATATGTAATATAAGCATTTAATGAACCAACAGGAAGCGAAGCTGCTTGATCAACTTTCTTATCAAAGATAGTTGACACTTCGGTTGAACCACCACCAATATCAATGACGACCCCTTCTTTAAAGTCGAATTCATGCTTAATACCCAATACACCAACACTCGCTTCTTCTAACCCTGAAAGCAGTGTAACTTTAACACCCGTTGACATATGAATACGATTTACGATTTCATTTTGGTTTCTTGCATTACGAACGGTTGCAGTTGCAATTAAAAAAAGTTTATCTGTTTGATATGATTCACTATCCTCTTTTAGTTCTTTAACAACTTCAATTGCACGAAGAATACCCATATCAGATAGATAACCTTCTGGTAAAAGATAGGATGCAAGGCCTACCACTTCTTTTCTTGAATATACCTTTTTAAAGTTGTTCTGATCGATGATATCATAGACAACAAGTCTAACTGTATTTGATCCTAGATCAATAACCCCATAGCGCATAAGATCAATCTCCTTTATACTTTCATCATATCAAAATATATGTCTCTTTTCAT is from Acholeplasma equirhinis and encodes:
- a CDS encoding ATP-dependent Clp protease ATP-binding subunit, giving the protein MQFNMMEDYSKDPELLNKFGRNIVDAVKQGKIDPVIGRDEEIRRIIKILSRKTKNNPVLIGEPGVGKTAIVEGLARRIVEKDVPLSLQDKIVYELDLAALVAGAKFRGEFEERLKAVLNKVKASDGNIILFIDELHTIVGAGRADGAMDASNMLKPMLARGELHCIGATTLNEYRNYIEKDSALERRFQKILVTEPTVEDSISILRGLKDRFEAHHGVQIQDNAIVAAATLSSRYITDRFLPDKAIDLVDEACASVRMEIDSMPVELDDLQRKILQLEIERSALKKETDAISKERLSKLEFDLESLKKEEKTLKEKWLKEKDSLQQIKNKKAELEKLKNDLQTAYNAGDYSKAAELQYSKIPALEKEINESSNQDNSNKLLTEVVTADSIAEIVAKWTHIPVTKLLSGDKEKLRNLESYLAKRVLGQDHALKLISDAIIRQRAGIKDEKKPIGSFLFLGPTGVGKTEVAKSLADILFDSENHMVRFDMSEYMESHNVSRLIGAPPGYVGYDQGGQLTEAIRRMPYAIVLFDEIEKAHPEIFNVLLQVLDDGILTDGQGRTVDFKNTVIIMTSNIGSEFLLGDQADAKTKVDNLVKQSFKPEFLNRIDEIITFNALGFKVQVSIARKMLNELSERLLKQNIHITFDDEVQKYVIKNGYDEKYGARPLKRFIQRHLETYIAQAIINEQIEPHLEYQVTIKDERFITERKIN
- a CDS encoding Ppx/GppA phosphatase family protein — its product is MRYGVIDLGSNTVRLVVYDIIDQNNFKKVYSRKEVVGLASYLLPEGYLSDMGILRAIEVVKELKEDSESYQTDKLFLIATATVRNARNQNEIVNRIHMSTGVKVTLLSGLEEASVGVLGIKHEFDFKEGVVIDIGGGSTEVSTIFDKKVDQAASLPVGSLNAYITYVKDMLPTESEIKSIKKGVIHALEQAEIKRLKMNVIYGIGGTLKAAKALYEGMMNKHLDYLTKENILHIMRKIDPTKKSTYLNLIRLVPERFHTIMPGLVILETIFEYFDAERLYIGKNGIREGYILSQMKKKA